Proteins co-encoded in one Streptomyces sp. NBC_01237 genomic window:
- a CDS encoding PadR family transcriptional regulator has product MKTDAVRGHLDGLLLSVLESGPLHGYAIITAVSERSNGVLELRKGTIYPALNRLERLGLLRSVWESVGERRKRCYELTDAGRRTLAEERTGWREFTAAIGSVLEPAPAAGHAT; this is encoded by the coding sequence ATGAAGACGGATGCGGTACGCGGGCACCTGGACGGACTGCTGCTGTCCGTACTGGAGTCCGGCCCACTGCACGGCTACGCGATCATCACCGCGGTCTCGGAGCGCAGCAACGGCGTGCTGGAGCTGCGCAAGGGCACCATCTACCCCGCGCTCAACCGGCTGGAGCGGCTCGGACTGCTGCGCAGCGTCTGGGAGTCGGTGGGTGAACGGCGGAAGCGCTGTTACGAACTCACCGACGCCGGGCGGCGCACTCTGGCCGAGGAGCGCACGGGGTGGAGGGAGTTCACCGCCGCGATCGGCTCGGTGCTGGAGCCCGCCCCGGCCGCCGGGCACGCGACGTGA
- a CDS encoding UbiX family flavin prenyltransferase has protein sequence MRIVVGVTGATGAPIALRLLEVLREVPEVETHLVLSTWARSTIEVETSRTSRQFAELADVSHKFGEQGATISSGSYPVAGMVIVPCSMKTLAAVRHGFADNLIARAADVTLKERRPLVLVPRETPLNEIHLENMLALSRMGARIVPPMPAFYDIPRGIGDIVDHIVMRILDQFQLPAPTADIAERWQGLGDARSGR, from the coding sequence ATCCGGATCGTTGTCGGAGTCACCGGCGCCACCGGGGCCCCGATCGCTCTCCGCCTGCTGGAGGTCCTGCGGGAGGTGCCGGAGGTGGAGACCCATCTCGTCCTGAGCACCTGGGCCCGCTCCACCATCGAGGTGGAGACGTCCCGCACCAGCCGGCAGTTCGCCGAACTCGCCGATGTGAGTCACAAGTTCGGTGAGCAGGGCGCCACGATCTCCTCCGGCTCCTATCCCGTCGCGGGAATGGTCATCGTGCCGTGCAGCATGAAGACCCTTGCGGCGGTACGCCACGGATTCGCCGACAATCTCATCGCCCGCGCGGCCGACGTCACGCTCAAGGAGCGCCGCCCGCTGGTTCTCGTACCGCGGGAGACACCGCTGAACGAGATCCATCTGGAGAACATGCTCGCCCTCTCCCGGATGGGGGCGCGCATCGTCCCGCCCATGCCCGCCTTCTACGACATCCCGCGCGGTATCGGCGACATCGTGGACCACATCGTGATGCGGATACTCGACCAGTTCCAGCTCCCCGCACCCACCGCGGACATCGCGGAGCGGTGGCAGGGTCTGGGCGACGCGCGCAGCGGACGCTGA
- a CDS encoding DNA primase family protein: MSSAESKRFDATAAAQQMLDLQDDIPALPAQTSAEQPPAPAAPAAPPAGATDGQLPTTLTDRGNAKLFVRLYRDAFRHVEGLGWFCWDGYRWKRTGGEKAALWAAGEMAEEMPEADPRGVFSNRELYLHKKRTLSTTGMKALLVQAKASPDLSLDPDTLDGDPYALCTPEGVVDLTTGRLRKPDATRDFHSRATSVAPEAMPTPRWDRFLTDTFGDDAEGREMIDFLNLLLGYSVTGDVGAQVLPFLHGQGKNGKSVLLDVMIQILGDYADAAPPGFLMDRGAFSEHSTELTELHGRRLIVCSELKPNDKFDEARVRLLTGGDKIKARRMRQDYFSFTPTHHLWLLGNHRPEVSTGGFAFWRRIRLLPFERVVPDAHKIDNLAVELVRDEGPGILHWLTEGARRYLATRDPLTGPDRVRIATSAYANTEDHIGRFLAECCTRDTETHPDLRVEQGLLYNAYSSWCTAGEGIRPATARTFATRVRQELALASPSDMIKSNGRKFYPALALVAE; this comes from the coding sequence ATGAGCAGCGCCGAAAGCAAGCGTTTTGACGCAACTGCCGCCGCTCAGCAGATGCTCGATCTTCAGGACGACATCCCGGCCCTGCCCGCGCAGACGTCGGCCGAGCAGCCGCCCGCACCGGCGGCCCCCGCTGCCCCTCCGGCCGGGGCCACGGACGGACAGCTGCCCACCACCCTCACCGACCGCGGCAACGCGAAACTGTTCGTCCGCCTCTACCGCGACGCGTTCCGGCATGTCGAGGGCCTGGGCTGGTTCTGCTGGGACGGATACCGGTGGAAGCGCACCGGAGGGGAGAAGGCCGCGCTGTGGGCGGCGGGGGAGATGGCCGAGGAGATGCCGGAGGCCGACCCCCGCGGTGTGTTCAGCAACCGCGAGCTGTACCTCCACAAGAAGCGCACGCTGTCGACCACCGGCATGAAAGCGCTCCTCGTCCAGGCCAAAGCCTCCCCGGACCTGTCCCTGGACCCCGACACCCTCGACGGCGACCCCTACGCCCTGTGCACCCCCGAAGGCGTCGTCGACCTGACCACCGGCAGGCTCCGCAAGCCGGACGCGACCCGGGACTTCCACTCCCGCGCCACCAGCGTCGCCCCCGAGGCCATGCCCACCCCGCGCTGGGACCGCTTTCTCACCGACACCTTCGGCGACGACGCCGAAGGCCGGGAAATGATCGACTTCCTGAACCTGCTCCTCGGCTACTCCGTCACCGGCGACGTCGGGGCCCAGGTCCTGCCCTTCCTCCACGGACAGGGCAAGAACGGCAAGTCCGTCCTCCTCGACGTGATGATCCAGATCCTGGGCGACTACGCGGACGCCGCCCCGCCCGGCTTCCTCATGGACCGCGGCGCGTTCTCCGAGCACTCCACCGAGCTCACCGAGCTCCACGGCCGCCGCCTCATCGTCTGCAGCGAACTCAAACCGAACGACAAGTTCGACGAAGCACGTGTCCGCCTCCTGACCGGCGGCGACAAGATCAAGGCCCGACGCATGCGGCAGGACTACTTCTCCTTCACCCCCACCCACCACCTCTGGCTCCTCGGCAACCACCGCCCCGAGGTCTCCACCGGCGGCTTCGCCTTCTGGCGCCGTATCCGCCTGCTGCCCTTCGAACGCGTCGTCCCCGACGCACACAAGATCGACAACCTGGCCGTCGAACTCGTCCGCGACGAAGGCCCCGGCATCCTGCACTGGCTCACCGAAGGCGCCCGCCGCTACCTCGCCACCCGCGACCCCCTCACCGGCCCCGACCGGGTCCGTATCGCCACCAGCGCCTACGCCAACACCGAGGACCACATCGGTCGCTTCCTCGCCGAATGCTGCACCCGTGACACCGAGACCCACCCCGACCTCCGCGTCGAGCAGGGTCTTCTCTACAACGCCTACAGCTCCTGGTGCACCGCCGGAGAGGGCATCCGCCCCGCCACCGCACGCACCTTCGCCACCCGGGTCCGGCAGGAACTCGCCCTCGCGTCACCCTCCGACATGATCAAATCCAACGGCAGGAAGTTCTACCCCGCCCTGGCCCTGGTGGCCGAGTAG
- the tap gene encoding telomere-associated protein Tap: MSELFDAVDALIAGQSSLPPTAERERLRKAHGLSQEQVAAALKVRRATVVSWENGRTEPRPPQREAYARLLTQLAELYPAEPAAPAPVPAPAPVAPAPAAQAPAPAPATPEPVAPEPAAEVAEPAPVSPAARNTAARGPAGQPPRTVKSTTSRTTTSRTTRARTGTPTPTTPAAAVPPDPRFLNGPLGVLDGDGSLYCVGGLVLDCPATTVASLVEWTLAEARLGSPRLHRSGKDGDPLVVLTAAAAERLGLPATLEDRRGLRLPENHKVVQQVTKARWQLTRRGFGPWTRIYRPVQSGQRQCVQFAVLPWGALDTRSWGAADRMPPEELAAVLGTFARRVITPRGSTAVSGLELMTALRPPTRAVPDGTTGAWTSGPVAGSLAEPVDPAPPEAPDEHPVAAALFPRGHRRTPAEVLDEEAYEWVRDPQLLTDAECERKYAVGIDVNTAFLAAANRLLVGLGAPVHVRAPVFDKAVPGSWLIDLSGIELDPRLPSPFTPHGVRPDGPAWYATPTVAYAYELIATYRLPVTVAPLEAWVRPESGPYLDPWYKHLSEAYKTTMADLGVGSGVGEEEFLAAMATHKETDPGMGTVLSAIKSTVKGGIGKLRERPQGASYRYGDRWPALERPTWRPDIRAAVISAARINMHRKILKTALATQSSPAPAGHLTFDEDALIPVALLSDCAVYLADGPSPLDVLPRTPEGKPAPGSFRLGVSPGMVKHEGTQDLLWAVRMLDEGHNPARHIKGNDAADDGE; the protein is encoded by the coding sequence ATGTCCGAATTGTTCGACGCCGTCGACGCACTGATCGCCGGGCAGTCGTCGCTGCCCCCGACCGCCGAGCGGGAGCGGCTGCGCAAGGCCCACGGGCTGAGCCAGGAGCAGGTGGCGGCTGCGCTGAAGGTCCGTCGCGCCACGGTGGTCTCGTGGGAGAACGGCAGGACGGAGCCGCGTCCGCCCCAGCGCGAGGCATACGCACGGCTGCTGACCCAACTCGCCGAGCTCTACCCCGCCGAACCGGCCGCCCCGGCTCCCGTCCCCGCCCCGGCGCCGGTGGCTCCGGCCCCGGCCGCCCAGGCTCCGGCCCCCGCGCCGGCAACTCCCGAGCCGGTCGCTCCCGAGCCGGCCGCCGAGGTCGCCGAACCGGCCCCCGTGTCTCCGGCAGCGAGGAACACCGCGGCTCGTGGTCCGGCCGGGCAGCCCCCCCGAACCGTGAAATCCACCACGTCGAGAACCACCACGTCGAGAACCACCAGAGCCAGGACCGGCACCCCCACCCCCACCACGCCGGCCGCCGCCGTGCCCCCCGACCCCCGCTTCCTGAACGGCCCGCTCGGCGTGCTCGACGGCGACGGATCGCTGTACTGCGTCGGCGGCCTGGTCCTGGACTGCCCGGCCACGACCGTCGCCTCCCTCGTCGAATGGACCCTCGCCGAGGCGCGGCTCGGCAGCCCCCGGCTCCACCGCAGCGGCAAGGACGGCGACCCTCTCGTCGTCCTCACAGCCGCCGCCGCCGAGCGTCTCGGACTGCCCGCGACGCTGGAGGACCGCAGGGGCCTGCGGCTGCCCGAGAACCACAAGGTGGTCCAGCAGGTGACGAAGGCGCGGTGGCAGCTCACCCGGCGCGGCTTCGGCCCCTGGACGCGGATCTACCGCCCGGTGCAGTCCGGGCAGCGCCAGTGCGTCCAGTTCGCGGTCCTGCCGTGGGGTGCGCTGGACACCCGCTCCTGGGGCGCCGCCGACCGCATGCCGCCGGAAGAACTCGCCGCGGTGCTCGGTACGTTCGCCCGGCGGGTCATCACCCCGCGCGGCTCCACCGCCGTGTCCGGACTGGAACTGATGACCGCGCTCCGTCCGCCGACCAGGGCGGTGCCGGACGGGACCACCGGCGCATGGACGTCGGGCCCGGTCGCCGGTTCCCTGGCCGAGCCGGTCGACCCCGCGCCCCCGGAGGCCCCCGACGAACACCCGGTCGCCGCCGCCCTGTTCCCCCGGGGCCACCGGCGTACCCCGGCCGAGGTCCTCGACGAAGAGGCCTACGAGTGGGTCCGGGACCCGCAGTTGCTCACCGACGCCGAATGCGAGCGGAAGTACGCGGTGGGCATCGACGTCAACACGGCCTTCCTCGCCGCCGCCAACCGCCTCCTCGTCGGCCTCGGCGCACCGGTCCACGTACGGGCGCCCGTCTTCGACAAGGCGGTGCCCGGTTCCTGGCTGATCGATCTGTCCGGCATCGAGCTGGACCCCCGGCTGCCGTCCCCCTTCACCCCGCACGGCGTACGCCCCGACGGCCCGGCCTGGTACGCGACTCCCACCGTGGCGTACGCGTACGAGCTCATCGCCACCTACCGGCTGCCCGTCACGGTCGCCCCGCTGGAGGCCTGGGTCCGTCCGGAGTCGGGGCCGTACCTGGACCCCTGGTACAAGCACCTCAGCGAGGCGTACAAGACGACGATGGCCGACCTCGGTGTCGGCTCCGGCGTGGGGGAGGAGGAGTTCCTCGCGGCGATGGCCACCCACAAGGAGACCGACCCGGGCATGGGCACCGTCCTGTCCGCGATCAAGTCCACGGTCAAGGGCGGCATCGGGAAGCTCCGGGAACGCCCGCAGGGAGCGTCGTACAGGTACGGGGACCGGTGGCCCGCGCTGGAACGCCCGACCTGGCGCCCGGACATCCGGGCCGCCGTCATCTCCGCCGCCCGGATCAATATGCACCGCAAGATCCTCAAGACGGCGCTGGCCACTCAGTCCTCGCCCGCCCCGGCCGGGCATCTCACGTTCGACGAGGACGCGTTGATCCCCGTGGCGCTGCTGTCCGACTGCGCGGTCTACCTCGCCGACGGCCCCTCACCGCTGGACGTCCTGCCCCGTACCCCCGAAGGAAAGCCCGCCCCCGGCAGCTTCCGCCTCGGGGTGTCCCCCGGCATGGTCAAGCACGAGGGCACCCAGGACCTCCTGTGGGCCGTGCGGATGCTCGACGAGGGCCACAACCCGGCCCGGCACATCAAGGGCAACGACGCCGCCGACGACGGAGAGTAG
- the tpg gene encoding telomere-protecting terminal protein Tpg — translation MGIFEDSLDKAAANTATRPIPKSAGAQVRFLVKQLKNSTRAAAQLLSVSQRTVERYLKGQIKHPRPELAARLEAEVRKRWQPRVRDRAKKQAATSTGIVIETRARFGFTAAPGTTDDGRIRLITQHLPPAYAARLFDAQSAGATEQQLRNIAAEGLQDQYFRDRGRRAEGLQVEFTDIDYVELDF, via the coding sequence ATGGGCATCTTCGAAGACAGCCTCGACAAGGCCGCCGCCAACACGGCGACCCGCCCGATCCCGAAGTCGGCCGGGGCCCAGGTCCGTTTCCTGGTGAAGCAGCTCAAGAACTCCACCCGGGCGGCGGCCCAGCTCCTGAGCGTCTCGCAGCGCACCGTGGAGCGCTATCTCAAGGGCCAGATCAAGCACCCGCGCCCCGAGCTCGCCGCCCGCCTGGAGGCCGAGGTCCGCAAGCGCTGGCAGCCCCGCGTCCGCGACCGGGCGAAGAAGCAGGCCGCGACCTCGACCGGCATCGTGATCGAGACCCGGGCCCGTTTCGGCTTCACCGCCGCCCCCGGCACCACCGACGACGGACGCATCCGGCTCATCACCCAGCACCTGCCCCCGGCGTACGCGGCCCGCCTGTTCGACGCCCAGAGCGCGGGCGCCACCGAACAGCAGCTGCGGAACATCGCCGCCGAGGGCCTCCAGGACCAGTACTTCCGGGACCGCGGCCGCCGTGCCGAGGGCCTTCAGGTCGAGTTCACCGATATCGACTACGTGGAGCTGGACTTCTGA
- a CDS encoding bifunctional DNA primase/polymerase produces MAPLALARWCAGNGWPVHPLAAGRKTPAANCPSCKDRHHDPATCPCLPAGRPCHGFHAGTTAPDRIDRWWGDTPRAGVGVACGPAGLVVIDVDAHSAPVPDRGRLLPGIAIHESVNLDGLASGFDTLALLAALRRQPSPAEDESTLRVRTPSGGLHVWYRNPAPAPRYRSSAGSSPKVALAWQVDVRAHGGYIIAPATRTSQGTYEAVGATRMPAPLPEWLAVELTRTGHVLTPDRPRTPPAPLAAPLPRARGARSPKRAQRVLDPLVGAVRACAATPEGAGFTEKLNRAAFTAGGLIAAGHLDERAVRPLLADAADAARPWQTARNEKIIHDGLAAGTVRPLHLEGRS; encoded by the coding sequence GTGGCCCCGCTTGCCCTTGCCCGCTGGTGCGCCGGAAACGGCTGGCCGGTCCATCCGCTGGCCGCAGGACGCAAAACGCCGGCCGCCAACTGCCCCTCCTGCAAGGACCGGCACCACGATCCCGCGACGTGCCCGTGCCTGCCCGCAGGACGCCCCTGCCACGGCTTCCACGCGGGCACCACGGCCCCGGACAGGATCGACCGCTGGTGGGGCGACACCCCCCGCGCCGGGGTCGGTGTCGCCTGCGGTCCGGCCGGCCTGGTCGTCATCGACGTCGACGCGCACTCCGCCCCCGTCCCCGACCGGGGCCGCCTGCTCCCGGGCATCGCGATCCACGAGTCCGTCAACCTCGACGGGCTCGCCTCGGGCTTCGACACCCTGGCGCTCCTCGCGGCACTCCGGAGACAGCCGTCCCCCGCGGAGGACGAAAGCACCCTGAGGGTCCGTACGCCGTCGGGCGGGCTGCACGTCTGGTACCGGAACCCGGCCCCCGCCCCGCGGTACCGGTCCTCGGCCGGATCCAGCCCGAAGGTCGCCCTCGCCTGGCAGGTCGACGTACGGGCCCACGGCGGATACATCATCGCCCCGGCGACCCGCACCTCCCAGGGCACGTACGAAGCCGTCGGCGCCACCCGGATGCCCGCCCCGCTGCCGGAGTGGCTCGCCGTGGAACTCACCCGCACCGGACATGTCCTGACGCCCGACCGCCCGAGAACGCCCCCAGCCCCGCTCGCCGCCCCCCTTCCCCGTGCCCGCGGCGCGCGCAGCCCGAAGCGCGCCCAGCGGGTGCTCGACCCGCTCGTCGGCGCCGTCCGCGCGTGCGCGGCGACGCCCGAGGGAGCCGGGTTCACGGAGAAGCTGAACCGCGCCGCGTTCACGGCAGGGGGCCTGATCGCCGCCGGGCACCTGGACGAACGGGCCGTCCGCCCCCTCCTGGCGGACGCGGCCGATGCCGCCAGGCCCTGGCAGACGGCGCGCAACGAGAAGATCATTCATGACGGTCTCGCCGCCGGGACCGTCCGTCCGCTCCACCTCGAAGGACGTTCATGA
- a CDS encoding VOC family protein, which produces MRVKDFDHLVLNVQDVERALAFYCGPLGLEPVRVDEWRAGKIPFPSVRISPTTIIDLLDRPRSESNVDHICLVVEPLDWQQVIDSGAFTVLEGPVDRYGARGSAQSVYVQDPDGNTVELRWYPQDVAD; this is translated from the coding sequence GTGCGCGTCAAGGATTTCGATCACCTGGTGCTCAACGTGCAGGACGTCGAGCGCGCCCTGGCGTTCTACTGCGGGCCGCTCGGCCTGGAGCCGGTCCGGGTGGACGAGTGGCGGGCCGGAAAGATCCCGTTCCCGTCGGTGCGGATCAGCCCGACGACGATCATCGATCTGCTCGACCGCCCGCGCTCCGAGTCGAACGTGGACCATATCTGCCTGGTCGTCGAGCCGTTGGACTGGCAGCAGGTCATCGACTCGGGCGCCTTCACCGTGCTGGAGGGCCCCGTGGACCGCTACGGTGCGCGGGGCTCCGCGCAGTCGGTCTACGTACAGGATCCTGACGGCAACACCGTCGAGCTGCGCTGGTATCCGCAGGACGTGGCGGACTGA
- a CDS encoding DUF6009 family protein: protein MSSLLTESDLSDEARIVWLENPDALDYVRQALDKTPRRRNKPRYARDGRMIGYTELDETADADPDSGLYRRRVFFLLPHDRDTAPEGVYRQGAPGEAVDPRTVEARKVGEKTLRSQQGAAASVSSASR from the coding sequence ATGAGCTCGCTACTGACCGAGAGCGACCTCAGCGACGAAGCCCGCATCGTGTGGCTGGAGAACCCCGACGCCCTCGACTACGTCCGCCAGGCCCTCGACAAGACGCCCCGCCGCCGCAACAAACCCCGCTACGCCCGCGACGGCAGGATGATCGGCTACACCGAACTCGACGAGACCGCGGACGCCGACCCCGACAGCGGCCTCTACCGCCGCCGGGTCTTCTTCCTGCTTCCCCACGACCGGGACACCGCCCCCGAAGGCGTCTACCGCCAGGGAGCGCCCGGCGAGGCCGTCGACCCGCGGACCGTCGAGGCCCGCAAGGTCGGAGAGAAGACCCTCCGCTCCCAGCAGGGCGCTGCCGCGTCCGTGTCTTCCGCGAGCCGCTGA
- a CDS encoding UbiD family decarboxylase, which translates to MSAFRDLRHYIDHITGTLGKDEVLRIDGADRDLDIGGISELMAEKEGPALMFDNIPGFPAGYRVFTNFMGTAARTAVALGLPPETGKLDIVREWKDLSKRLEPIPPVEVATGPVLENVLVGDDVDLGVFPAPRWHDGDGGRYIGTACMVITRDPDSGWVNVGTYRACVQGRDRLSLWMLGNRHAKAIAEKYWQRGLNCPIAVVVGQDPILSTAAAIAAPSGMSEYDLAGGLRGQGVEVLYAPGSDLPVPAYAEIVIEGELPPVEEESVLEGPFGEWTGYYTHSGQETVVRVTRILHRDDPIILGAPPMLPTVPAGDQAVPLYSASVTWDHLEASGVQNIKGVWAYARQLMMVVSIEQTGAGDAMHALLAAAGRKRTGGMERYFVVVDEDIDITDINHVLWAVFTRVDPSESLQVLRAPTTAIDPRLSPAKRVDGDLSMGIVLIDATKPFAWKDQYPAANRVDDATREDLRRRWAGVLPL; encoded by the coding sequence ATGAGCGCATTCCGTGATCTTCGGCATTACATCGACCACATCACCGGGACCCTGGGGAAGGACGAGGTCCTCCGGATCGACGGCGCGGACCGGGACCTGGACATCGGCGGCATCTCCGAACTGATGGCGGAGAAGGAAGGCCCCGCCCTGATGTTCGACAACATCCCCGGCTTCCCGGCGGGGTACCGGGTGTTCACCAACTTCATGGGGACGGCCGCCCGTACGGCGGTGGCCCTCGGGCTGCCGCCGGAGACGGGGAAGCTGGACATCGTTCGGGAGTGGAAGGACCTGAGCAAGCGGCTCGAACCGATTCCTCCGGTGGAGGTCGCCACGGGCCCGGTGCTGGAGAACGTCCTGGTCGGCGATGACGTGGATCTCGGTGTCTTCCCCGCGCCGCGGTGGCACGACGGGGACGGCGGCCGCTACATCGGTACCGCCTGCATGGTCATCACCCGTGACCCCGACAGTGGCTGGGTCAACGTCGGCACGTACCGGGCCTGTGTCCAGGGCCGGGACCGGCTCTCGCTCTGGATGCTCGGCAACCGGCACGCCAAGGCCATCGCCGAGAAGTACTGGCAGCGCGGCCTGAACTGCCCGATCGCGGTGGTGGTGGGCCAGGACCCGATCCTCTCGACCGCGGCGGCGATCGCCGCGCCGTCCGGGATGTCGGAGTACGACCTGGCGGGCGGGCTGCGCGGGCAGGGGGTCGAGGTGCTGTACGCACCGGGCAGCGACCTTCCCGTCCCGGCGTACGCGGAGATCGTCATCGAGGGTGAACTGCCGCCGGTCGAGGAGGAGTCCGTACTGGAAGGCCCGTTCGGGGAGTGGACCGGCTACTACACCCACTCGGGCCAGGAGACCGTGGTCCGGGTGACCCGGATCCTGCACCGCGACGACCCGATCATCCTGGGCGCCCCGCCGATGCTCCCGACCGTTCCGGCCGGTGACCAGGCCGTCCCGCTGTACTCGGCGTCGGTGACCTGGGACCACCTGGAAGCCTCCGGGGTGCAGAACATCAAGGGGGTGTGGGCGTACGCCCGGCAGCTCATGATGGTCGTCTCCATCGAACAGACCGGCGCGGGCGACGCCATGCACGCGCTGCTCGCGGCGGCGGGGCGCAAGCGTACCGGCGGGATGGAGCGGTACTTCGTGGTGGTCGACGAGGACATCGACATCACCGACATCAACCACGTCCTGTGGGCGGTGTTCACCCGCGTCGACCCGTCGGAGTCCCTCCAGGTGCTGCGCGCACCGACCACCGCGATCGATCCGCGCCTGTCGCCCGCCAAGCGGGTGGACGGCGACCTGTCGATGGGCATCGTGCTGATCGACGCGACCAAGCCGTTCGCGTGGAAGGACCAGTACCCGGCGGCCAATCGCGTCGACGACGCGACCCGCGAGGACCTGCGCAGGCGCTGGGCGGGTGTCCTGCCTCTGTAG
- a CDS encoding ParB/RepB/Spo0J family partition protein — translation MSKADKLGAGASFGQARAVSARRAAIGAATGAPTTGVPNPTELPVGVISQNPDNPRDHLRDLEGMAESVQELGVVNAITVAAVDAYLRERPDRAADLDEGATYIVIDGHRRLEGARRAGLKTIKVQVDNARVATDEALLEAAFVSNVQRDNMTDLEQAHALDALVTFYGSQTKASKRLGLSQASISSKLSLLKLAPDLQAELVTGERQVEHVRNLGKLSAEEQRAAADARASDAARRRRRSKPASTAEPVADYHAVIIRDDQPTGESAPSGDYHGVIIADAGPTGESDRSGDYHAVIIRDEESTGEPDSADDYHAVIIAEADATDAEPGAPALPSQSGGHEAPGASDAAAGGGVPWHDPVALAAMICAHMPYQERTRLTLLLAEKNRAELKG, via the coding sequence ATGAGCAAGGCCGACAAGCTCGGGGCCGGCGCGTCGTTCGGCCAGGCCCGTGCCGTCAGTGCCCGGCGCGCCGCGATCGGAGCCGCCACCGGTGCGCCCACGACAGGTGTTCCGAACCCCACGGAACTGCCCGTCGGTGTCATCAGCCAGAACCCGGACAACCCCCGCGACCACCTCCGGGACCTCGAAGGGATGGCCGAGAGCGTCCAGGAGCTCGGTGTCGTCAACGCCATCACCGTCGCCGCCGTCGACGCCTACCTCCGTGAGCGCCCCGACCGCGCGGCCGATCTGGACGAAGGCGCCACCTATATCGTCATCGACGGCCACCGCCGTCTCGAAGGCGCTCGCCGCGCCGGGCTGAAGACCATCAAGGTCCAGGTCGACAACGCACGGGTCGCGACCGACGAGGCACTGCTCGAAGCCGCCTTCGTCTCCAATGTGCAGCGCGACAACATGACCGATCTGGAACAGGCCCACGCCCTCGACGCCCTGGTGACGTTCTACGGGAGCCAGACCAAGGCGTCCAAGCGCCTCGGGCTCTCCCAGGCGTCGATCTCCTCCAAGCTCTCCCTGCTGAAGCTTGCACCGGATCTGCAGGCCGAACTGGTGACGGGGGAGCGCCAGGTGGAACACGTACGCAACCTCGGCAAGCTGAGCGCGGAGGAACAGCGCGCCGCCGCCGACGCACGAGCCTCGGACGCGGCGCGGCGCCGACGCCGGTCGAAGCCCGCGAGCACGGCGGAACCTGTTGCGGATTATCACGCCGTGATAATCCGAGACGATCAGCCGACGGGGGAGTCCGCCCCCTCGGGCGATTATCACGGCGTGATAATCGCTGATGCCGGCCCGACGGGCGAGTCCGACCGGTCCGGGGATTATCACGCCGTGATAATCCGCGACGAGGAGTCGACGGGGGAGCCGGACAGCGCCGACGATTATCACGCCGTGATAATCGCTGAGGCCGACGCGACCGACGCCGAACCGGGCGCCCCCGCGCTGCCGTCCCAGTCGGGCGGCCACGAGGCCCCGGGGGCAAGCGATGCCGCAGCCGGCGGGGGAGTGCCCTGGCACGACCCGGTCGCTCTCGCCGCGATGATCTGCGCCCACATGCCCTACCAGGAGCGCACCCGGCTGACCCTGCTCCTGGCCGAGAAGAACCGCGCCGAGCTCAAGGGCTGA
- a CDS encoding nitroreductase/quinone reductase family protein codes for MPMSFNESVIEEFRANGGKVGGPFEGGNLLLLTTTGARSGAERTTPLGYVRHDDALLLVGSNLGGPVHPAWYHNLLAHPVVRVEIGTRTFQALAVPAEGARRDELFAHVVRAEPGYGDYQDRTSRMLPVVVLERAEPDGWEGPHDIRTLADKVREVHTWLRGQLRQVSAEVEAHFAVRAAHQGPGEPAPPGLGLQIRQRCLAFCQALEFHHTSEDAHLFPGIARYHPGLGDTFDRLREEHRTVARIQGELASLLAGITIADPRRFREELAEMSAELNAHLDYEEASILPLLTDVPWPPAPPAPPVGNA; via the coding sequence ATGCCCATGTCTTTCAATGAATCCGTCATCGAGGAGTTCCGTGCCAACGGAGGGAAGGTCGGCGGCCCGTTCGAAGGCGGGAACCTGCTCCTGCTGACGACCACCGGCGCCAGGTCGGGGGCCGAGCGGACCACTCCCCTCGGCTACGTCCGCCACGACGACGCGCTTCTGCTCGTCGGGTCCAACCTCGGCGGCCCGGTCCATCCCGCCTGGTACCACAATCTGCTCGCCCACCCCGTCGTACGGGTGGAGATCGGCACCCGTACGTTCCAAGCCCTCGCGGTCCCCGCCGAAGGGGCGCGGCGTGACGAGCTGTTCGCCCATGTCGTACGGGCGGAGCCCGGGTACGGCGACTACCAGGACCGGACCTCCCGCATGCTGCCGGTGGTGGTGCTGGAGCGGGCCGAGCCCGACGGCTGGGAGGGGCCCCACGACATCCGTACCCTCGCCGACAAGGTGCGGGAGGTGCACACCTGGCTGCGCGGTCAGCTGCGTCAGGTGAGCGCCGAGGTCGAGGCCCACTTCGCGGTACGCGCGGCTCACCAGGGGCCCGGTGAGCCCGCTCCCCCGGGGCTCGGGCTGCAGATCCGGCAGCGGTGCCTGGCGTTCTGCCAGGCGCTGGAGTTCCACCACACCAGCGAGGACGCGCATCTGTTCCCGGGGATCGCGCGCTACCACCCCGGCCTCGGCGACACCTTCGACCGGCTTCGCGAGGAGCACCGTACGGTCGCGCGCATCCAGGGCGAACTGGCGTCCCTGCTCGCCGGGATCACCATCGCCGACCCCCGGCGTTTCCGTGAGGAGCTGGCGGAGATGTCGGCGGAACTCAACGCGCACCTCGACTACGAGGAAGCGTCGATTCTCCCCCTCCTCACCGATGTTCCCTGGCCCCCGGCTCCTCCGGCTCCCCCCGTCGGCAATGCTTGA